Proteins from one Drosophila gunungcola strain Sukarami chromosome 3R, Dgunungcola_SK_2, whole genome shotgun sequence genomic window:
- the LOC128266690 gene encoding uncharacterized protein LOC128266690, with protein sequence MKQFLVAFLAVLLVTIAQGGLLGRIFNRESTSTSTSTTTTTEEPRRPFFINNNVPAIEVGCAAHFTCKKKLTQVPTPRPCLKYCLKRVDCPNDQKTLGKPNQCVELDEQQVLAAYEASKVPPVAGQPAGETKIMEVAMIDFPCQPGYLPDHRGRCREIW encoded by the coding sequence ATGAAGCAGTTTCTGGTGGCCTTTCTGGCCGTTCTGCTGGTCACCATCGCGCAGGGTGGATTGCTGGGCAGGATCTTTAACCGGGagtccacctccacctccacttCCACAACAACGACGACCGAGGAGCCCCGTCGCCCGTTTTTCATCAACAACAATGTGCCCGCCATTGAGGTGGGCTGCGCGGCGCACTTCACCTGCAAGAAGAAGCTCACCCAGGTGCCCACTCCGCGGCCCTGTTTGAAGTACTGCCTGAAGCGAGTGGACTGCCCCAACGACCAGAAGACCCTGGGCAAGCCCAACCAGTGCGTCGAGCTGGACGAGCAGCAGGTGCTGGCCGCCTACGAGGCCTCCAAAGTGCCCCCAGTCGCCGGACAGCCCGCCGGCGAGACCAAGATCATGGAGGTGGCCATGATCGACTTCCCCTGCCAGCCGGGATATCTGCCCGACCATCGCGGTCGCTGCCGCGAAATCTGGTAG
- the LOC128256729 gene encoding uncharacterized protein LOC128256729: MGNRSSRPEERSVQAYRNFLQIYSRQHCEMLPNDALLNAARVWGTFSQAQRMRYAQLSCPVSDMVMNEPSHLVPRKPRLATTTAKNRLKKAKPIKKMAKKKTKAKPSRKQQICEPIALYQAEPVINIPAKRMPKIRAVQPTIGFRKFLDLYQEIDSQSSIFSIRRKAVSDWCDLPQVQRGIFFGEQEQEEECGSSSSE; this comes from the exons ATGGGCAACCGTTCCAGTCGACCAGAGGAGCGGTCAGTACAGGCGTACAGGAACTTTCTGCAGATCTATTCGAGGCAGCACTGTGAAATGTTGCCAAACGATGCCCTTCTGAATGCAGCCCGTGTTTGGGGAACATTTTCACAGGCTCAAAGGATGCGATATGCCCAGCTG AGCTGTCCTGTTTCCGATATGGTAATGAATGAGCCAAGTCATTTGGTTCCTAGAAAACCCCGTCTAGCGACGACAACGGCCAAAAATCGTCTAAAGAAAGCTAAACCTATTAAAAAGATGGCCAAAAAGAAGACTAAGGCGAAGCCATCCCGTAAGCAGCAAATCTGCGAACCGATCGCTCTCTACCAGGCGGAACCAGTTATCAATATTCCTGCCAAACGGATGCCAAAGATCAGGGCCGTTCAGCCAACGATTGGCTTTCGCAAGTTCCTGGACCTGTACCAGGAGATCGACAGCCAGTCATCGATATTCTCGATCCGGAGAAAGGCTGTTAGCGACTGGTGCGATTTGCCCCAGGTTCAACGCGGCATTTTTTTCGgcgagcaggagcaggaggaagAGTGCGGATCCTCCTCGAGCGAGTAG